A genomic segment from Rhinatrema bivittatum chromosome 19, aRhiBiv1.1, whole genome shotgun sequence encodes:
- the LOC115081230 gene encoding sphingosine 1-phosphate receptor 1-like, with product MELITGASPPNRLVRIFREYHNNEVITLHYNYTGKLATSRYKGGLKAEAVLFLVVCLLIVLENLVVLLAIWRNKKFHAPMYYLLGNLTLSDLLAGIAYTVNIIMSGANTLRLTPVMWFIREGGVFVTLAASVLSLLAIAIERHITMVRMKLYHKDKKGRMFLLVGASWVASVFLGVLPILGWNCIRNLPECSTILPLYSKNYVLFCITVFLAILVSIVALYIRIYRLVKLNSQRLGTLRKGALRKSQKYLALLKTVTIVVGTFIACWLPLFFLLLFDISCEVQTCSILFKADYFLGLAMINSLLNPIIYTLTSKDMRRAILRLLCCWCLAPGNGWGKRLGIAHILECSTSKSEKSSHKHDGLETTVSTGNATPTPVKALMPKASDY from the coding sequence ATGGAGCTCATCACGGGGGCGTCCCCGCCGAACCGGCTGGTGCGCATCTTCCGGGAGTACCACAACAACGAGGTCATCACGCTCCACTACAACTACACGGGCAAGCTGGCCACCAGCCGCTACAAGGGGGGGCTGAAGGCCGAGGCCGTGCTCTTCCTCGTGGTCTGCCTCCTCATCGTCCTGGAGAACCTGGTCGTGCTCCTGGCCATCTGGCGGAACAAGAAGTTCCACGCGCCCATGTACTACCTGCTGGGgaacctgaccttgtctgacctgcTGGCCGGCATAGCCTACACGGTCAACATCATCATGTCCGGGGCCAACACGCTGAGGCTGACGCCGGTGATGTGGTTCATCCGGGAGGGGGGCGTCTTTGTCACCCTGGCGGCCTCCGTCCTGAGCCTCTTGGCTATCGCCATCGAGAGGCACATCACCATGGTGCGCATGAAGCTGTACCACAAGGACAAGAAGGGCAGGATGTTCCTGCTCGTCGGCGCCAGCTGGGTGGCCTCCGTCTTCCTGGGCGTCCTGCCCATCCTGGGCTGGAACTGCATCCGGAACCTCCCGGAGTGCTCCACCATCCTGCCGCTCTACTCCAAGAACTACGTCCTCTTCTGCATAACGGTCTTCCTCGCCATCCTGGTCTCCATCGTGGCGCTCTACATCCGCATCTACCGCCTCGTCAAGCTCAACAGCCAGCGCCTGGGCACTCTGCGCAAGGGCGCCCTGAGGAAGTCCCAGAAGTACCTGGCCCTCCTGAAGACCGTCACCATCGTGGTGGGCACCTTCATCGCCTGCTGGCtgcccctcttcttcctcctgctctttgaCATCTCCTGCGAGGTGCAGACCTGCTCCATCCTCTTCAAGGCCGACTACTTCCTGGGCTTGGCCATGATCAACTCGCTGCTCAACCCCATCATCTACACCCTGACCAGCAAGGACATGAGGAGGGCCATCCTGAGGCTGCTGTGCTGCTGGTGCCTGGCCCCCGGAAACGGCTGGGGCAAACGCTTAGGGATCGCCCACATCTTGGAGTGCAGCACCAGTAAGTCGGAGAAGTCCTCCCACAAGCACGATGGCCTGGAAACCACGGTGTCCACTGGAAATGCCACTCCCACCCCTGTCAAAGCCCTAATGCCCAAGGCCTCTGATTATTGA